A genomic stretch from Corynebacterium faecale includes:
- a CDS encoding glycosyltransferase family 2 protein: MTPLSPHRTLTIVIPCLNDAELLRDCLASINAQTIAPDEIIVVDNGSTDNSVQIAEEAGATVVHEARRGITWASAAGYNAAGGEVIVRIDADCTLHPDYLARIHETWDRALLDTTSSSKTASSKTVVALTGVGSFDLPGQLGERIADFYLGAYRWASRQALGHNPIFGSNCSISRTWWEEVRDDIDLSNTFVHEDMYFSFFVRPHETVWFQKDLTVMMDPRALYGAKQVWTRVARGFHTVRSAWELEPVYIRLVRRGVVNASIIPSQLLPRDLKPPLA, from the coding sequence ATGACACCCCTCTCGCCCCACCGCACACTCACCATTGTTATCCCCTGCCTCAACGACGCGGAGCTGCTCCGTGACTGCCTGGCATCAATCAACGCACAGACCATCGCACCCGATGAGATCATCGTGGTGGATAACGGCAGCACCGATAATTCCGTCCAGATCGCCGAAGAAGCAGGTGCCACGGTTGTCCATGAGGCGCGCCGGGGTATCACCTGGGCGAGCGCAGCCGGCTACAACGCCGCAGGTGGAGAGGTGATTGTGCGTATCGACGCCGACTGCACCCTCCATCCCGACTATCTCGCCCGGATTCATGAAACCTGGGATCGGGCATTACTGGACACCACTTCGTCATCTAAGACTGCGTCGTCTAAAACCGTGGTGGCGCTGACCGGTGTGGGATCCTTCGACCTGCCGGGGCAGCTGGGCGAGCGTATCGCTGACTTCTACCTCGGTGCCTACCGATGGGCCTCCCGGCAGGCACTCGGACACAATCCCATCTTCGGATCCAACTGCTCCATCAGCAGGACCTGGTGGGAGGAGGTGCGAGACGATATCGACCTGTCCAACACCTTCGTACACGAGGACATGTACTTCTCCTTCTTCGTCCGCCCGCACGAGACCGTATGGTTCCAAAAAGATCTGACCGTGATGATGGACCCGCGTGCCCTCTATGGTGCGAAACAAGTCTGGACGCGGGTGGCACGCGGATTCCATACCGTCCGCTCTGCCTGGGAATTAGAACCCGTGTACATCCGTCTGGTGCGTCGTGGTGTGGTGAACGCCTCGATCATTCCATCACAACTGCTGCCCCGGGATCTCAAGCCCCCTCTCGCCTGA
- a CDS encoding cryptochrome/photolyase family protein translates to MTSTHDSPTVVWFRDDLRIRDNAAVRWAAERGPVIGLFIDENPGRPLGGAARWWRERSLGLLYHDLASHGVPLLRRSGDPVAVVAEVATQVGAGAVTWNRRYHQPWCEIDAEIKTQLRDQGLEAHSHPGFLLTEPWEVTSGAGTPYKVYTPFSKAAFPLAEGRAEQVGDPFPAGLTGPETTDPLDKPEVIDPFWATELASHCSPGEQAALDRLEKFLDGLREHGGYAQGRDEMAKVVTSGLSPYLRFGEISIHRVWSEVAAAADCGDIEAEDAQVFLKELLWRDFAWHRLYALPQMDTDNVRAQFNRFGWAWDEEEITKLIDGRHPLSPTSTDEFHVVMAAWRAGRTGIPLVDAGMRELWATGSMHNRSRMVVASFLTKNLQIHWRHGEEWFWETLVDADPASNAFNWQWAAGSGDDASPYFRIFNPETQARKFDPEETYIRRWIPEYGTPDYPEPIVDLKESRRDALEAYDAIK, encoded by the coding sequence ATGACCTCCACACATGATTCCCCCACTGTTGTCTGGTTCCGTGACGATCTCCGCATACGTGACAACGCCGCTGTGCGATGGGCAGCTGAGCGTGGGCCGGTGATCGGCTTGTTCATTGATGAGAATCCTGGTCGTCCACTCGGGGGTGCCGCCCGGTGGTGGCGGGAGCGGAGTCTGGGGCTGCTGTACCACGATCTGGCTTCCCACGGTGTGCCGCTGTTGCGTCGTAGCGGTGATCCGGTGGCGGTGGTGGCCGAGGTCGCGACGCAGGTGGGCGCCGGCGCTGTGACCTGGAACCGGCGTTATCATCAGCCCTGGTGTGAGATTGATGCGGAGATCAAGACCCAGCTGCGTGACCAGGGATTGGAAGCACACAGCCACCCTGGTTTCCTGCTCACCGAACCTTGGGAGGTCACTAGTGGCGCGGGCACCCCGTACAAGGTTTACACGCCGTTCTCCAAGGCGGCTTTTCCCCTGGCGGAGGGTCGTGCCGAACAGGTGGGTGATCCGTTTCCTGCCGGATTGACCGGCCCCGAGACCACGGACCCCCTGGACAAACCAGAGGTCATTGATCCTTTCTGGGCCACCGAATTAGCCTCACACTGCTCTCCGGGCGAACAGGCGGCACTGGATCGTCTGGAGAAGTTCCTCGACGGCCTGCGTGAGCATGGTGGTTATGCACAGGGCCGCGATGAGATGGCGAAAGTGGTCACCAGTGGTCTGTCCCCGTACCTCCGCTTCGGCGAGATCAGTATCCATCGGGTGTGGTCCGAGGTGGCGGCGGCAGCCGATTGCGGAGATATTGAGGCCGAGGATGCACAGGTCTTTCTCAAGGAGTTGTTGTGGCGCGATTTTGCCTGGCACCGCCTCTACGCCCTGCCGCAGATGGACACCGATAATGTCCGCGCGCAGTTCAACCGCTTCGGGTGGGCATGGGATGAAGAAGAAATAACCAAGCTTATCGACGGCCGCCATCCCCTGTCCCCCACCTCTACGGATGAGTTCCATGTGGTCATGGCGGCCTGGCGCGCAGGGCGCACCGGGATCCCCCTGGTGGATGCCGGCATGAGGGAGTTGTGGGCGACCGGTTCCATGCACAACCGCAGCCGGATGGTGGTGGCGAGCTTCCTCACCAAGAATCTGCAGATCCACTGGCGTCACGGTGAAGAGTGGTTCTGGGAAACACTCGTGGATGCCGATCCCGCGTCCAACGCATTCAACTGGCAGTGGGCCGCAGGGAGTGGTGATGATGCCTCCCCCTATTTCAGAATCTTCAATCCTGAAACCCAGGCCCGCAAATTCGATCCGGAGGAGACTTATATCCGCCGGTGGATACCGGAGTACGGCACGCCCGACTACCCGGAGCCGATCGTGGATCTGAAGGAATCACGACGGGATGCACTCGAAGCCTACGATGCGATCAAGTAG
- a CDS encoding NAD-dependent deacylase, with the protein MDEHALLEAVSVARGARNIEVFTGAGMSADSGLETYRDEDTGVWSKVDPQAMASISAWAKDPEPMWAWYRWRAGIAAKAEPNAGHRSIAYWEGSHLVDTVHVTTQNIDNLHERAGSTGVTHLHGSLFHFRCSVCSRPWRDDGDYPTEPVERLTPPSCPLCANPVRPGVVWFGEALPQDEWMLAEQRMNDTDLVVIVGTSGIVYPAASLPVIAHQRGVPILEITPHATDLTQIASYSWRTTAASALPALVRELGA; encoded by the coding sequence ATGGACGAACACGCATTGCTGGAAGCGGTCAGCGTGGCCCGTGGGGCCCGGAATATCGAGGTGTTCACGGGTGCCGGAATGAGTGCGGATTCCGGACTGGAGACCTACCGTGATGAAGACACCGGTGTGTGGTCGAAGGTGGATCCCCAGGCGATGGCGAGCATCTCAGCGTGGGCGAAGGACCCGGAGCCTATGTGGGCGTGGTATCGCTGGCGCGCCGGGATCGCCGCGAAGGCGGAGCCCAACGCGGGTCATCGTTCGATCGCCTACTGGGAGGGCAGTCATCTGGTGGACACAGTGCATGTGACTACTCAGAACATTGATAATCTTCATGAACGCGCAGGGTCTACCGGCGTCACACATCTGCATGGGAGTCTCTTCCATTTCAGATGTAGCGTCTGCTCCCGGCCGTGGAGAGACGACGGGGATTACCCGACCGAACCCGTCGAACGTCTCACCCCGCCGAGCTGTCCCTTGTGCGCCAATCCAGTGCGCCCGGGAGTGGTGTGGTTCGGCGAAGCGCTGCCCCAGGATGAATGGATGCTGGCGGAACAGCGCATGAATGACACTGATCTGGTGGTGATTGTGGGTACCTCCGGCATCGTGTACCCGGCGGCGTCCCTGCCCGTGATCGCCCATCAGCGCGGGGTGCCCATCCTGGAGATCACCCCGCATGCCACTGACCTCACCCAGATCGCCAGCTATTCCTGGCGTACCACGGCAGCCAGCGCATTACCTGCGCTGGTCAGGGAATTAGGGGCTTGA
- a CDS encoding metal-dependent hydrolase has translation MVMGPTHAMSGAAVGLAVAQLLPEQWGGVTTAEETFIYAGLAAGAALLPDLDSPSATVSRSFGPVTQVFSHFTENIAQTFVNVTRGRKDKHCRNGHRTVTHTVWAALAAGAGATAVIGAFGKPAVIGLLFFFLGLGIRGLLPEWSKKTDWLIVTGLSAALAYGVWSYVPEESFGVVLGSAITVGCLTHMLGDLATKQGIPVFAPLLPWKGKRWWNLKLPKFLSIRANGPGDKLLLIGFTIAVITQIGLVASGNMRDVMLDLLPFQVVAQSLVG, from the coding sequence ATGGTTATGGGACCCACCCACGCGATGAGCGGTGCCGCGGTCGGACTCGCCGTGGCCCAACTCCTGCCCGAGCAATGGGGTGGTGTGACAACCGCAGAGGAAACCTTCATCTACGCAGGTCTCGCCGCGGGTGCCGCTCTGCTCCCAGATCTGGATTCTCCCTCCGCCACGGTGTCTCGCTCCTTTGGGCCGGTAACGCAGGTCTTTTCCCACTTCACGGAGAATATCGCCCAGACCTTTGTCAATGTCACCCGCGGGCGAAAGGACAAGCACTGCAGAAATGGTCATCGCACCGTCACCCATACTGTGTGGGCAGCGTTGGCGGCGGGCGCCGGGGCAACAGCCGTCATCGGCGCGTTCGGAAAACCAGCCGTGATCGGCCTGTTGTTCTTCTTCCTAGGCCTGGGTATCCGGGGTCTACTCCCCGAGTGGTCGAAGAAGACTGACTGGCTGATCGTTACAGGGCTTTCTGCCGCTCTGGCCTACGGGGTATGGAGTTATGTCCCAGAGGAATCCTTCGGTGTGGTTCTGGGTTCCGCCATCACGGTGGGTTGCCTGACCCATATGCTGGGAGACCTGGCCACAAAACAGGGCATTCCGGTGTTTGCTCCACTGCTGCCGTGGAAAGGAAAACGGTGGTGGAACCTGAAATTACCGAAGTTTCTCAGCATCCGCGCAAACGGCCCCGGAGATAAACTCCTGCTCATCGGTTTCACCATCGCGGTGATCACCCAGATAGGCCTGGTGGCATCTGGAAACATGCGGGATGTGATGCTGGATCTGCTGCCTTTCCAGGTGGTTGCGCAAAGCCTGGTTGGTTAA
- a CDS encoding IS1380 family transposase gives MQLSHTLAAVSASFDDPNLVSAAGLVPIMRLADEAGLTALAQDRLSVPTDKGANAGAKIATLVGGMTAGADSIDDMDLVRHGGMSTLFDRIYAPSTLGSFLRAFTFGHVRQLDAIASRFLVGLAAQAPALAPATSSNYVFVDVDDTIIEVHGHKKQGSGFGYSKVRGLNALLATVTTPESAPVVVAQRLRRGSCGSPRGAGRLIADAIATTRRLPGLQQQKILLRADSAYYGHPSISAAINAGADVSVTARMTSTVKHAIATIPDNRWQTIQYTDAIFDEDTQRWISSAEVAEVPFIAFSSQKKAHQVPGRLVVRRIPELNKKDVDQPGLFDLHRFHAVFTTADSQLLDTVAADKTHRQHAVIEQVNADVKASALAHLPSGKFTANAAWLVLAVMAFNLTRTAGAIAGTGLAKATTTTIRRAVVTVPARIARSARRLVLHLPESWRWEPQWTRLFDHTHSPQPDRPADPFSVR, from the coding sequence ATGCAACTATCTCACACCCTTGCTGCGGTGTCAGCATCATTCGACGACCCGAACCTCGTGTCGGCCGCCGGCCTGGTCCCGATCATGCGCCTGGCCGACGAAGCCGGGCTGACTGCCCTGGCCCAGGACCGGTTGAGCGTACCGACCGACAAAGGCGCGAACGCAGGGGCCAAGATCGCCACACTTGTCGGCGGGATGACCGCCGGTGCCGACTCCATCGACGACATGGACCTTGTGCGCCACGGCGGCATGAGCACACTGTTCGACCGGATCTACGCCCCGTCCACACTGGGGTCGTTCCTCCGGGCGTTCACCTTCGGGCACGTCCGCCAGCTCGACGCCATAGCCTCCCGATTCTTGGTAGGTCTGGCTGCACAGGCCCCGGCCCTGGCGCCTGCTACCAGCAGTAACTATGTCTTCGTCGATGTCGACGACACGATCATCGAAGTCCACGGCCATAAAAAGCAGGGCTCCGGCTTCGGCTACTCCAAGGTCCGGGGCCTCAACGCCCTGTTGGCCACGGTGACCACGCCTGAGTCGGCGCCGGTGGTCGTGGCCCAACGACTACGCCGTGGCTCCTGCGGGTCCCCACGCGGTGCTGGGCGCCTGATCGCCGATGCGATCGCCACCACCCGACGCCTGCCGGGCTTGCAGCAACAGAAGATCCTCCTGCGCGCGGACTCCGCGTACTACGGCCACCCGAGTATCAGTGCCGCCATCAACGCCGGGGCGGATGTGTCGGTCACCGCCCGGATGACCAGCACCGTCAAACATGCCATCGCCACGATTCCCGACAACAGGTGGCAGACGATCCAGTACACCGACGCGATCTTTGACGAAGACACCCAGCGCTGGATCTCCTCGGCCGAGGTCGCCGAAGTACCGTTTATCGCGTTCAGCTCCCAGAAGAAGGCCCACCAGGTGCCCGGCCGCCTGGTCGTGCGCCGGATTCCGGAGCTGAACAAGAAGGATGTCGATCAGCCGGGGCTGTTCGACCTGCACCGGTTCCACGCGGTGTTCACCACCGCAGATTCTCAGCTGCTGGACACCGTCGCCGCCGACAAAACCCACCGACAGCACGCCGTGATCGAACAGGTCAACGCGGATGTGAAGGCCAGCGCCCTGGCGCACCTGCCGTCGGGGAAGTTCACCGCCAACGCCGCGTGGCTCGTCTTGGCGGTGATGGCGTTCAACCTCACCCGCACAGCCGGTGCCATCGCCGGTACCGGGCTGGCCAAGGCCACCACCACGACGATCCGGCGCGCCGTCGTTACGGTTCCCGCCCGGATCGCGCGCAGCGCCCGGCGGCTGGTCCTGCACTTACCTGAAAGCTGGCGGTGGGAACCGCAGTGGACTCGGCTGTTCGACCACACTCACTCCCCGCAGCCTGACCGCCCAGCCGACCCCTTCAGCGTGAGATGA
- a CDS encoding DUF3017 domain-containing protein → MLANPHDRELSRSRLPVVVQRIGVWLFLLGVLVASLFAFTDHWRRATFTLGASMIFLAILRLSCDSHIMGLLAVRSRRFDAFYCTVMGALMSFLALSVDSLGS, encoded by the coding sequence ATGCTGGCCAATCCCCACGACCGGGAACTCTCCCGGTCACGGCTACCTGTGGTCGTGCAGCGGATCGGGGTTTGGTTGTTCCTTCTGGGAGTTCTTGTGGCGTCGTTATTTGCTTTTACAGATCACTGGCGACGCGCCACGTTCACCCTTGGTGCTTCGATGATCTTCCTCGCAATCCTCCGTCTGAGCTGTGATTCCCACATCATGGGTCTGCTGGCGGTGCGATCCCGGCGTTTCGATGCCTTCTACTGCACCGTGATGGGAGCCTTGATGAGTTTCCTCGCCCTGTCGGTCGATTCTCTGGGAAGTTAA
- a CDS encoding PH domain-containing protein: MSTDNFRRVHPLTPLLRFWTLILAILAGLALNINVSSWQAMWGFFSDDHDIAIWPFLASIGGFLLAGGVIWLLSRIWWKATGFRLTDEEIQHRRGVLNTQLRTARFDRIQAVDLVESVIARIFRVAAVRVETAGGGNSVIEIAFLKRAEANQLRKELIAASRGITSPSVAGHSSVDGNGGAAGGVFEGTVEGTVERQSGVLSGDLSGDLSGGPRRGPGAKQNGGQAGAPFGVPYGDPVSDPVSDLHGGPYEHHQLSEHGADAQQVVPLIPITRTLASAALSLSTIVLVLGLLVIALTPLGVTALIPFLAGLAPTVWNLIDKSWKFQAELRDDVLNVSYGLADRRRQSIPLARIHGVSVVQPLLWRPFGWWTVSVSVAGYGAETKQGGTTRLLPVGSRELALRLLEVVGPLTEGEITTHAQPDALTRPDYVSPPTAKWVSPLDRRQQGVTLLGEFGVPRAVVVHSGRLYHRMAVIEVSHIQELTLRRGPIQRVLGLSTVQLDLVPGPVAMQGSDLLYADGRQLVEVLRRRPLPEYAGPDAEAGGDSPDDPGYD, translated from the coding sequence GTGAGTACCGATAATTTCCGTCGTGTCCATCCCCTCACTCCGCTCCTGAGGTTCTGGACCCTGATCCTGGCGATCCTTGCCGGCCTTGCCCTCAATATCAACGTCTCTTCCTGGCAGGCGATGTGGGGTTTTTTCAGTGATGACCACGACATCGCCATCTGGCCGTTCCTGGCCTCCATTGGTGGTTTCCTCCTGGCAGGTGGGGTTATCTGGCTCTTGTCACGGATCTGGTGGAAAGCCACGGGATTCCGTCTCACCGACGAGGAGATCCAGCACCGTCGTGGTGTTCTCAACACCCAGTTGCGCACCGCCCGTTTTGACCGAATTCAGGCTGTCGATCTGGTCGAATCCGTGATTGCACGCATCTTCCGCGTTGCTGCTGTACGAGTGGAAACCGCTGGGGGTGGAAATTCTGTCATTGAGATCGCCTTCCTCAAACGCGCTGAGGCCAATCAACTGCGTAAAGAACTCATTGCCGCGTCCCGGGGTATCACATCCCCGTCTGTGGCAGGGCACAGCAGTGTTGACGGCAATGGGGGTGCGGCCGGGGGAGTGTTTGAGGGCACGGTTGAGGGCACGGTTGAGAGACAATCGGGGGTTCTCTCGGGTGACCTCTCTGGTGATCTTTCTGGTGGACCTCGCCGTGGGCCCGGCGCGAAACAGAACGGGGGCCAGGCCGGGGCACCGTTCGGGGTTCCGTACGGCGACCCTGTCAGCGACCCCGTCAGCGATTTACACGGTGGACCCTACGAACACCATCAACTCAGCGAGCACGGCGCAGATGCGCAGCAGGTTGTGCCGCTGATCCCCATCACCCGGACATTGGCCAGTGCAGCGTTGTCGCTGAGCACCATCGTGTTGGTCTTAGGCCTGCTGGTGATCGCGTTGACACCACTGGGGGTTACTGCACTGATTCCATTCCTGGCGGGCTTGGCACCCACCGTGTGGAATCTCATTGACAAGTCCTGGAAGTTCCAGGCGGAGCTGCGTGATGATGTGCTCAATGTGTCCTATGGTCTTGCGGATCGTCGCAGGCAGTCGATTCCACTCGCGCGCATCCACGGTGTCAGCGTGGTGCAGCCATTGTTGTGGCGGCCTTTCGGCTGGTGGACGGTATCAGTCTCGGTGGCCGGATACGGTGCCGAAACCAAGCAGGGCGGGACGACCCGACTGTTGCCGGTGGGGTCGAGAGAGCTCGCCCTGCGGTTGCTGGAGGTGGTCGGGCCTCTGACAGAGGGGGAGATTACAACCCATGCCCAACCGGATGCCCTCACCCGACCGGACTATGTCAGCCCGCCCACCGCGAAGTGGGTGTCGCCGTTGGACCGCCGGCAGCAGGGTGTAACCCTGCTTGGTGAGTTCGGGGTGCCCCGGGCAGTTGTGGTGCATTCCGGCAGGCTTTATCACCGCATGGCTGTGATCGAGGTCAGTCATATCCAGGAGCTCACTCTGAGGCGCGGCCCCATCCAGCGCGTGCTCGGGCTGAGCACCGTGCAGTTGGATCTGGTGCCGGGTCCGGTGGCCATGCAGGGAAGTGACCTGCTCTATGCGGATGGCCGTCAGTTGGTGGAGGTGCTGCGTAGGCGCCCACTGCCGGAGTATGCCGGGCCGGATGCTGAGGCTGGCGGGGATTCCCCCGATGACCCGGGCTACGATTAA
- a CDS encoding bifunctional methylenetetrahydrofolate dehydrogenase/methenyltetrahydrofolate cyclohydrolase gives MTAIKLDGNLYRDEIFADLATRVAALKEKGIVPGLATVLVGDDPASHSYVKMKHRDCDQIGVNSIRRDLPADVSQEELFAVIDELNADDSCTGYIVQLPLPKHLDENAVLERIDPAKDADGLHPVNLGKLVLNEPAPLPCTPNGSISLLRRFGVELNGAKVVVIGRGITVGRPIGLMLTRRSENSTVTLCHTGTKDLAAETRDADVIIAAAGQPHMLTADMVKPGAAVLDVGVSRKDGKLAGDVHPDVWEVAGSVSPNPGGVGPLTRAFLVHNVVERAEKLAGL, from the coding sequence GTGACTGCTATCAAACTTGACGGAAACCTGTACCGCGATGAAATCTTCGCAGACCTCGCGACCCGCGTCGCCGCACTGAAGGAGAAGGGCATTGTGCCGGGCCTGGCCACTGTTTTGGTGGGTGATGATCCGGCCTCTCATTCTTATGTGAAGATGAAGCACCGTGATTGTGACCAGATCGGTGTGAATTCCATCCGCAGGGATCTGCCTGCGGATGTTTCGCAGGAGGAACTCTTTGCGGTGATCGATGAGCTCAACGCGGATGACTCCTGCACGGGTTATATCGTTCAGCTTCCACTGCCGAAACACCTGGATGAAAATGCTGTGCTGGAGCGGATTGATCCAGCTAAAGATGCCGATGGTCTTCATCCGGTGAACCTGGGCAAGCTGGTGCTCAATGAGCCCGCGCCCCTGCCCTGCACCCCGAACGGTTCCATCAGCCTGCTGCGGCGTTTCGGTGTGGAGCTCAATGGGGCAAAGGTGGTGGTGATCGGTCGTGGCATCACCGTGGGCCGCCCGATCGGGTTGATGCTGACCCGCCGTTCCGAGAATTCGACTGTGACCCTGTGCCATACCGGAACCAAGGATCTTGCTGCAGAAACCCGTGACGCTGACGTCATCATCGCTGCCGCTGGCCAGCCGCATATGCTCACCGCAGATATGGTTAAGCCCGGCGCAGCTGTCCTCGATGTGGGTGTTTCCCGTAAGGACGGCAAGCTCGCCGGCGATGTGCACCCAGATGTGTGGGAGGTCGCCGGGTCAGTGTCCCCGAACCCTGGTGGTGTCGGCCCGCTCACCCGCGCGTTCCTCGTCCACAACGTGGTTGAACGAGCAGAAAAACTGGCGGGACTCTAG
- a CDS encoding metal-dependent transcriptional regulator, producing the protein MHISDLPDKTQDYLKTIWDITDLNGGSPATLGEIAEILDQKTPTASEAIKRLATRGLVHHERYSGVTLTTTGRALALEMVRRHRLLETFLHDVLGYTWDEVHEDADLLEHAASDRLIARIDAHLGHPRRDPHGDPIPTADGLIDDLGRTTLATVAPGITVTITRVQDIDPELLRYLAQHGVVPGSKITVDKAPFAGIVEVVVEETGQRFPLAVTQLVLITVQGVDD; encoded by the coding sequence ATGCACATCTCAGATCTTCCCGATAAGACCCAGGACTATCTGAAGACCATCTGGGATATCACGGACCTCAACGGCGGGTCACCCGCCACTTTGGGGGAGATCGCGGAGATCCTGGATCAGAAGACACCCACGGCTTCCGAGGCGATTAAGCGACTGGCCACCCGCGGCCTGGTTCACCACGAACGATATTCCGGGGTCACACTCACCACCACCGGCCGCGCACTGGCGCTGGAGATGGTCCGCCGCCACCGGCTGCTGGAGACCTTCCTCCATGATGTGCTCGGGTACACCTGGGACGAAGTCCATGAAGACGCTGATCTGTTGGAACACGCAGCCTCCGACCGGTTGATCGCCCGGATCGACGCCCACCTCGGCCACCCGCGCCGTGATCCGCACGGTGATCCGATCCCCACTGCCGACGGGCTTATCGACGACCTCGGTCGCACCACCCTGGCCACCGTTGCCCCCGGGATCACCGTCACCATCACCCGGGTGCAGGACATCGATCCGGAATTGCTCCGCTATCTGGCACAACACGGAGTGGTCCCGGGCTCAAAGATCACCGTGGATAAGGCACCCTTCGCAGGAATTGTCGAAGTGGTGGTGGAGGAGACCGGACAGCGATTTCCCCTTGCAGTGACCCAACTCGTGCTTATCACGGTGCAAGGTGTAGATGACTGA
- a CDS encoding nucleoside deaminase — MFTDTDMTHLRRCVALAATALDKGNSPYGSVLVSKQGQVLFEDHNRDGDGDNTRHPEFEIARWAASNLTKDQRAGSVVYTSTEHCPMCAAAHAWVGLNRIIYISSGQEVGQWYSGWGAEPTPVAKLPINQVAPGVRVEGPVAQLTDNLKEIHHRYFQHLTR, encoded by the coding sequence ATGTTCACCGATACCGACATGACCCATCTCCGGCGCTGCGTGGCACTGGCGGCTACCGCCCTGGACAAGGGCAACAGCCCCTATGGTTCGGTGCTGGTGTCCAAGCAGGGGCAGGTCCTGTTTGAAGATCACAACCGGGACGGGGACGGTGATAATACCCGCCATCCTGAGTTTGAGATCGCCCGATGGGCAGCCAGCAACCTCACCAAGGACCAACGTGCCGGATCGGTGGTGTACACCTCCACTGAACACTGCCCGATGTGCGCAGCTGCTCATGCCTGGGTGGGCCTGAATCGCATCATCTACATCTCCTCTGGCCAGGAGGTTGGGCAGTGGTACTCGGGCTGGGGTGCAGAACCCACCCCGGTGGCCAAGCTTCCCATTAACCAGGTAGCACCCGGTGTGAGGGTGGAAGGGCCGGTTGCACAGTTGACGGACAATCTGAAGGAGATCCACCACCGCTATTTCCAGCATCTGACACGTTAG
- a CDS encoding PH domain-containing protein — translation MNPVSPNLTKARYLGRLPWLVLGVIGFAVPGVMFSPWFHIGTAIMVMLLIWQAWLIPQQVKRLGWLETGDELLITKGRLWHTYTVVPYGRIQYVDVTAGPIERALGMKTVNLNTASASSDSSVQGIPAEVADALRDRLAIKARERMSGL, via the coding sequence ATGAATCCAGTCTCACCGAATCTCACCAAGGCTCGGTACCTCGGGCGTTTGCCGTGGTTGGTTCTCGGTGTCATCGGCTTTGCGGTTCCAGGTGTGATGTTCAGCCCGTGGTTCCACATCGGCACCGCCATCATGGTGATGCTGCTGATCTGGCAGGCGTGGTTGATCCCACAGCAAGTGAAGAGACTCGGGTGGTTGGAAACCGGTGATGAACTACTGATCACCAAGGGCAGACTGTGGCACACCTACACCGTGGTTCCCTATGGACGTATCCAGTATGTAGATGTCACCGCGGGGCCCATTGAACGGGCGCTCGGCATGAAAACGGTGAACCTCAACACCGCATCAGCCTCCAGTGACTCCTCCGTGCAGGGAATTCCCGCAGAGGTAGCCGATGCACTCCGTGACCGTCTGGCCATCAAAGCCCGGGAGAGGATGAGCGGACTGTGA
- a CDS encoding tRNA (cytidine(34)-2'-O)-methyltransferase — translation MSVPPLHVIFDNPVIPPNTGNAIRMCAGTGAHLHLVEPLGFDLTEKHLRRAGLDYHDLADVTIHPTIEDCFAALPGRIFAFTTQASKWFTSLSFQPGDALLFGTEPTGLPRAHVEHPRITDEVRIPMLDGRRSMNLSNSAAVATYEAWRQLGFPGGV, via the coding sequence ATGTCTGTCCCACCACTACATGTCATCTTTGACAATCCCGTCATCCCGCCCAACACCGGAAATGCCATCCGAATGTGCGCCGGAACCGGTGCCCACCTGCACTTAGTTGAACCCTTAGGCTTTGACCTGACGGAGAAACACCTCCGGCGGGCCGGCCTGGATTATCACGACCTGGCCGATGTGACCATCCATCCCACCATCGAGGATTGCTTCGCCGCACTTCCCGGGCGCATCTTCGCATTCACCACGCAGGCGTCGAAATGGTTTACATCTTTAAGCTTTCAGCCCGGCGACGCCCTGTTATTCGGTACCGAACCCACCGGATTACCCCGCGCTCATGTTGAGCATCCGCGCATCACCGACGAGGTCCGCATCCCGATGTTAGACGGGCGCCGCTCGATGAATCTCTCCAACTCCGCGGCGGTGGCCACCTATGAGGCATGGCGCCAGCTGGGCTTCCCCGGCGGAGTCTAA